In the genome of Pseudomonas sp. B33.4, the window GAACAGGTCGATGTCGTAGTTGGAATTGACGTGCTGCATCACCGCACTGATCCGCTCCAGGCCCATGCCGGTGTCGACCGACGGCGCTGGCAACGGATGCAACACGCCATCGGCGGTGCGGTTGAACTGCATGAACACGTTGTTCCAGATCTCGATGTAACGGTCGCCATCTTCTTCCGGCGAGCCCGGTGGGCCACCCCAGATGTGGTCGCCGTGATCGTAGAAAATCTCGGTGCACGGGCCGCACGGGCCGGTATCGCCCATGGTCCAGAAGTTGTCGGAAGCGTACGGCGCGCCTTTATTGTCGCCGATGCGAATCATGCGCTCGACCGGCACACCGATTTCTTTGGTCCAGATGTCATACGCTTCGTCGTCGGAGGCGTAGACGGTAACCCAGAGTTTTTCCTTCGGCAGTTGCAGAACGCCGGTCAGGAAGGTCCACGCGTAAGTAATCGCGTCCTTCTTGAAATAGTCACCGAAGCTGAAGTTACCGAGCATTTCGAAGAACGTGTGGTGACGAGCGGTATAACCGACGTTTTCCAGGTCACTGTTCTTGCCACCGGCACGCACGCATTTCTGGCTGCTGGTCGCACGGGTGTACGCACGTTTTTCCTGGCCCAGGAAGCAGTCCTTGAACTGGTTCATCCCCGCGTTAGTGAACAGCAGGGTTGGGTCGTTGCCCGGAATCAAAGAGCTGGAGGCTACACGGGTGTGGCCTTGCTCTTCGAAGAAGCGAAGGAAGGCTTCACGGATTTCTGCGCTTTTCATTAGGTTCTTCCACGGAGGCTGCGGCCAAAGGCCTGTTCGAAACGTCAACAGACGAAGCGACGGCAAAGGGCCGCATTATATCGGCCCTGCGCGCGGGGTACAGCGTGTTTATACGATAGAAACGGTCAATTGGACGGTTAACGCTGTCACTTGCGCGAAAAGTCGACGAATGTCGCGATCACTTGCTCGATTTGCGCGCGACTGACGTCCATGTGCGTGACCATACGCAGACGCGCGGCGGCGCTCAACTTGATCCCGCGTTCGGCAGCAAACGCCTTGATCGCTTCGGCTTTGTCGCCTATTTGCACATAAACCATATTGGTTTGCACGGGTTCGACGCTGAAACCTGATTCACGCAGACCGTCGGCCAAAAACTGCGCGTTGGCGTGGTCATCCGCCAGACGCTCAACATTGTGATCCAGCGCATACAGCCCCGCCGCCGCCAGCAACCCGGCCTGACGCATGCCGCCACCGACCATTTTGCGCAGACGGCGAGCCTTGCCGATCAGTTGCTCAGAACCACACAACACCGAGCCCACCGGCGCACCGAGGCCTTTGGACAAACAGACTGACACCGAATCGAAATGCTGGGTGATCTCCCGTGCATCAACGCCGAGCTTGACCGCCGCGTTGTAAAGCCGCGCGCCGTCGAGGTGCAGTTGCAAGCCGTGGTCTTGGGTGAATTTACGCGCCCGCGCCAGATATTCCAGCGGCAGCACTTTGCCCTGCATGGTGTTCTCCAGCGCCAGCAATCGAGTGCGGGCGAAATGGAAGTCGTCCGGTTTGATCGCTGCCGCGACCTGATCCAGATCCAGCGAGCCATCGGCCTGCACTTCCAGCGGCTGCGGCTGAATCGAACCGAGCACCGCCGCGCCACCGCCTTCGTATTTGTAGGTGTGCGCCTGCTGACCCACAACGTATTCGTCGCCGCGCTCGCAGTGCGCCATCAAACCCAGCAGGTTGCTCATGGTGCCGGTCGGCACGAACAGCGCGGCGGCAAAGCCCAGACGCTTGGCCAGTTCGGCTTCCAGACGATTGACCGTCGGGTCTTCGCCGTACACATCGTCACCGGTGTCCGCAGCGGTCATCGCGTCGAGCATGGCGGGAGTCGGTTGGGTGACGGTGTCGCTGCGAAGATCGATAACGCTCATGAACCTGGCCTCTGGTCAGCAGGGGAAATCCCTTTACGAAGTGGAATTACTGCGGTCATGGCGCGGATTAATCAACCCTTGCGCAAGGATTTTTCGTTTCAAGGCTTTCAGATTTTCGATGGCAATCATCAAAAAGGCGCAATGCACAGACACAAAATCTGTGTTAAAAACGCTGCGCCGCCCGAGAAAGGGCGGCAAAAACGTTCTCAGGGCGGGGTGCAATTCCCCACCGGCGGTAATTGCGCGCAATGCGCATAGCCCGCGAGCGCTTGGCGACGAACACGGCTTTAAGCGGTGATCGACGGCAAGGTCAGCAGACCCGGTGTGATCCCGGGGCCGACGGTCATAGTCCGGATGAAGAGAGAACGGGATTAACGCCAAAGGGCCGTCCGCGCGATGTTGTGCGTGTGCGCACCCTTGAATCCCTTTCGATTCATAACGCCCTGTTTTTCACACAAACAGGAGTCAGAACATGCAACCCACCGCTATCGACAGCAAAAGCAAACACCCACACGGCGAGCGCGTCGCGTTCATCCAGGCCTGCTGGCACAAGGAAATCGTCGACCAGAGCCGTAAAGGCTTCGTCGCTGAAATGATTGCCTTGGGTTATCAGGAAGCGGACATCGATATCTTTGAAGTCGGCGGCGCCTTTGAAATGCCCCTGCACGCCAAGTTGCTGGCCAAGACCGGTCGTTATGCCGGCATCGTCGCGGCAGCCCTGGTGGTGGATGGCGGCATCTACCGTCACGAGTTCGTTGCCCAATCGGTGGTCAGCGGCCTGATGCAAGTGCAGCTGGAAACCGAAGTGCCGGTGTTCTCGGTGTCGCTGACCCCGCACCACTTCCATGCTGGCGACGAGCATCAGAAGTTCTTCTTTGAGCACTTTGTGCACAAGGGTCAGGAAGCGGCGCGCACTTGCGCGGATACGCTGCAGAAGGTTCGTGCGTTACGTCGCACCGAGCCGCGTGCGGTAGCCGTGTAAACACGAACCAAAACTGTAGGAGTGAGCCTGCTCGCGATAGCGGACTGTCAGTCGACCACTGTAGTGACTGATACATTGCAATCGCGAGCAGGCTCACTCCTACATGGGTTTGTGGTGAATCAGGCGAGGTTTTCGTCGGTGGTCGGGACGATCAGGATGCCCGCACGCAAGCCGTTCTTGACCTTGGGATTAGGGAAGATGATTCGCGCGCCCTCTTCCTCAATGATCCAGCGGGTATTGGCCAGATCTTCAGCCAGCACATAACCCATCTCCAACTCGGAAAAGTTTTCAATGTCCTGCGGCAGGTTCAAGCGGAACGCGTCGCTGTGCTTGATGATTTCCCGCGCGACGCTGAACAGTTGCAAACCATCCAGCCCCTCTTGCGCCATCTCCGGCTCAGTACCTTCGATGATCTGCTTCAGACGAGTTTCCAGCAGCGAGACGTTAACCCCGTCGTTCTGCCCGAACGGCCGCGCCTTGCCCAGTTCCAGCGTGAAAGCCTCGGCACCGAGCTTGTCGTAGGTGTACGAGCTGAACACGATCGACGGTTTGTTCTGCAACAGCACCGCTTCCATGCCCGCAGCGCGCAGACGTGCCAGCTCAAGGCGTGAATGCTGACGACCTTCCTTCCACGGGTACAGCGCGAACTGTTCGATCTTCGAACCGCGAATGGCGGTATGCAGGTCATAGTGCAGTCGCTGACGATCCGGCAGGCTGAAGAAACTTGCCGCCAGACGCTCCAGCTCACAGGCTCGCAGCGCTTCCGAACCACTGTTTTGTTCATGACGGCCGTTGAACAGCCGATTGACGTCCTGCTCGACGAAGCGCTCGCCTTTGCGAATCGCTTCCGGGTTACCGAACAGGAACAGAATGCGTGCGCGCGGCTTCAGATCGCCGCGTGCGATGTCGTGCAGCAGCCGATCAAGCAACTCGATCGGTGCTGTTTCGTTGCCGTGGATGCCTGCCGACAGCAGCAGGTCCAGGCCATTGTCGCGTGCTTCCGGTGGCCGGACTTCCAGCGCACCTTCGCTCAACCAGCGCATGCGCACGCCTTCGACAGTCAGTTGAGTCTTCTCCGCCGGTTCGCGGCCGGCGAGGGTCAGTTCAAGCAGTTTGCCGAGGGCGAGCATAGAGCGGTTTCCTTAGTGGTCGTGGTTGCAATCCGGGCCGTGCACGTGGTCTTCGTCGTCGCCGACGTCAGCCGGTTCCATTTCCAGTTGCAGACTTACCAGATTAGTCGCCAATGGGCGCAGCAGCAGGTTGGCGTACTCGGCGTCACCTTCTTCAACGTCGACGCCGATCAGCAGTTGGCCACGGCCGTCCTGCTGGATCCACAGCTCTTTGCCTTGCCACATGACCGCAACGCGGGTGCAGGAAGTCTCCAGTTGCGTGCCGTCGGTGTCTTCAAGGATCAGCTGCAGGGAATCGCTCATGTTTTTACTCTCTTGGTGAGACAAGCCGCGCGCCGCGTTAAAGCGACGCGCCGGCCATCAATTGATCTGGAATGGATAAACCGCGCCCAGTTTAAGGATTTGCGTCAGTTCATCCAGTGCCGTCCGGCATTCAAGCAGCAATTGCGGATCCGCCAGATCGGTTTCACTCAAGCGGTCGCGGTAGTGCTTTTCAACCCATGCGGTCAACGAACCGTACAACGGTGGCGTCATGATAACCCCTGGGTTGACCGCCGCCAGTTCAGTTTCGTTAAGCGCGACGCGCAGTCGCAGGCACGCCGGGCCACCGCCGTTCTGCATGCTTTGCTTGAGGTCGAAGACTTTCACTTCGCGGATCAGACCGCCGGAGCTGGTCAGGCTTTGCAGGTAAGCCCACACGCGCTCGTTGGCCTGGCACTCTTGCGGCACGATCAGCAGCATCGAACCGTCAGGACGCGACAGCAATTGGCTGTTGAACAGGTAAGAACGCACCGCGTCATCCACGGTGACGGCCGAACGCGGCACACACACCGACTGGAAGTTGCCACCGACCTTGGCCAGTTTGCTTTGCAGCTCGGCCAGCATCGACTCGGTGTCGAGGAACGCGTCCTCGTGATAGAACAGCACCTCGCCATTGCCCACGGCGATCACGTCGTTGTGGAACACGCCCTGATCGATCACGTTCGGGTTCTGCTGCGCGTAGACCACGCCTTCGTCACGCAGACCGTGCAGACGCGCGACAGCTTGCGAGGCTTCAAGGGTCTGGCGCGCCGGGTACTTCTGCGGCGCCGGGTAACGGTTGTCGAAAGCACTGCGGCCGAACACGAAGAACTCGACACCCGCCTCGCCATACTCACGGCAGAAACGTGTGTGGTTGGCCGCGCCTTCGTCGCCAAACTGCGCCACGGCCGGCAACGCGGCGTGATGGGCGAAGTGCTGCTGATTGGCGAACATCGCACCGAGCACACGGCTGGTAGTCGGGTGCTCGATGCTGCGGTGATATTTGCAGTTGAGGTTGGCGGCGGTGAAGTGCACGCGGCCATCAGCGGTGTCGGCACTCGGGCTGACCGTGGCGGCGTTGGCCACCCACATGCTCGATGCCGAGCAACTGGCGACCAGCAGCGGCATGGCTTCTTTGGCGGCGCGCTCGATCACTTGCGCATCGGTACCGCTGAAACCCAGACGGCGCAGAGCGGCCACGTCCGGACGCTCTTGCGGTGCCAGCACGCCTTGCTGAAAGCCCATTTCCATCAGCGCTTTCATCTTCGCCAGACCTTGCAGCGCGGCTTCCTTCGGGTTCGAAGACTGCTGGCTGTTGCTCTGGGAGGCAACGTTGCCGTAGGACAGACCACCGTAGTTATGGGTCGGCCCCACTAGACCGTCAAAATTGACTTCATAGGATTTCATCAGCGAGGCTCCACGAGAATCTGTTGTTATAGGCTTCAGTAACTATTCTTTTAGACCGAGGTGCGGCCTTCGCGAGCAGGCTCGCTCCCACAGGGGAAATGCATTCCAATGTGGGAGCGAGCCTGCTCGCGAATGGCCGTTACGCCATTTTCACGCCCGGCGTCAGGGCAGATGGCAACACCAGGCTCGGGGTTTCCAGCGACGCCACCGGATACGCGCAGTAATCCGCTGCGTAATAGGCGCTGGCGCGATGGTTGCCCGAAGCACCGACACCGCCGAACGGCGCGCTGCTCGCAGCACCGGTCAGCTGTTTGTTCCAGTTAACGATGCCGGCGCGGCTTTCCAGCCAGAACTGCTGATAACGCGCTTCGGAATCCGACAGCAAACCTGCGGCCAAGCCATAAGCGGTGTTGTTGGCTTCAGTGATCGCCGCTTCGAAATCGACGTAACGAATCACCTGCAGTAACGGCCCGAACAGTTCTTCGTCCGGACGCTCGGCCACCGCCGTCACATCAACAATACCCGGCGTCAACAACGCGGCTTGCGCCTGCGGCTGAGTCATCGCCAGCAACGACACCGCGCCATTGGCCAGCAGATGTTCTTGAGCATCCATCAGCGCTTTTGCCGCGCCGAGGGAAATTACCGAGCCCATGAATGGGGCTGGTTGCTGATCGAACGAGCCGACTTCAATGGTCGCGCTGACTTCAACCAGACGCTTGAGCAGGCTGTCGCCCCACGCGCCTTGCGGCACCAGCAGACGGCGTGCACAGGTGCAACGCTGGCCGGCAGAGATGAACGCCGACTGAATAATCGTATAAACCGCTGCATCCAGATCCGCGACCTGATCAACCACCAGCGGATTGTTGCCGCCCATTTCCAGCGCGAGAATCTTGTCCGGACGACCGGCGAATTGCTGGTGCAGGTGATTGCCGGTGCGGCTCGAACCGGTGAAGAACAGACCGTCGATGCCCGGGTTCGCCGCCAGCGCGATGCCGGTTTCGCGAGCGCCTTGCAGCAGGTTCAAAACGCCTGCCGGCAGACCGGCTTCAATCCAGCACTTGACCGTCAGCTCGGCGACTTTCGGGGTCAGTTCGCTTGGCTTGAACAGCACGCTGTTACCGGCCAACAGCGCCGGAACGATGTGGCCGTTCGGCAGGTGACCGGGGAAGTTATAAGGACCGAACACCGCGACCACACCGTGTGGTTTATGACGCAGTACGGCGGTGGCGTCGCCCAACGGGCCACTCTTCTCGCCGGTACGTTCGCGGTAGCTCTGCACCGAAATCGCGATCTTGTTGACCATGCTGGTCACTTCGGTCGCCGATTCCCACAGCGGTTTACCGGTCTCTTCACCGATGGTGCGAGCCAGTTCGTCAGCATGGTTTTTCAGCGACGCAGCGAAAGCCTCAAGCACCGTGATGCGCTCGTCCAGCGTGCGACGCGCCCAACCCGGAAACGCCTGACGTGCAGCCTGCACCGCCGACTCGACCTGAGCAGTGGTTGCACCCTCACCCGACCACAGCACTTGCTGGGTCACCGGGTTCAGCGATTGAAAGGCTTCGCCCTGACCTGCCAGCCACTCACCTGCAATGTATAGCGAATTCATTATTTCGACTCCCGTGCAGCGGACAACGCCACGGCGCGCACTTGATCGCCTGCGTTGAGTTGAAGACGTTTGGCGGTCTGCGGATCGACCACCAGCGTGCCGGCAGCGAGACGCGCCGGCGCAGCGGTGATACGGCAGTCTTCGCGCTTGCGGTTATGGATGATGAACGGCGTCGCGTCGTCGCCCGGCGTGCCAATAGCCAGCACCAGCGCTTCACTGTCACGCACTGCGCGGATCTTGCCGGTTTCACATTCGATGGCCGGGCCGGCGTCGAAGATGTCGACGTAACCCTGATAGCTAAACCCTTCGCCCTTGAGCATGGCCAGCGCCGGCTCGGTGTCCGGGTGAACTTGGCCGATTACGCTACGCGCGCCTTCGGAGAGGAAGCAGGTGTACAGCGGGAATTTCGGCATCAGCTCAGCGATGAAGGCCTTGTTGCCGACGCCGGTGAGGTAATCGGCCTGGCTGAATTCCATTTTGAAGAAGTGCCGACCGAGGCTTTCCCAGAACGGCGAACGACCGGCGTCATCGGAGACACCGCGCATCTCGGCGATGATCTTGTTGCCGAACAGCTCAGGGAACTCCGCGATGAACAGCATCCGCGCCTTGGACAGCATGCGACCGTTCAGACCACTGCGGTAATCGGCATGCAGGAACAGCGAGCACAGCTCGGAATTACCGGTCAGGTCGTTGGCCAGAAACAGCGTCGGAATCTCGCGATAAATGTTCAGCTCTTGCGAAGCGCTGACGGTCAGGCCGACCCGGAAGTTGTACCAAGGCTCGCGCATGCCGACAGCGCCGGCAATGGCAGAAATACCGACCACGCGGCCGTCATCATCTTCGAGCACGAACAGGTAGTCCGCATCGCCACGGCCAGCTTCGCCGCGAAAGGTCTTCTCGGCCCAGCCGACCCGATGGGCCAGACGTTCTTCGTTGGCCGGCAAAGTGGTCAGGCCGGTGCCAGTGCTGCGGGCCAGGTCGATCAGCGCGGATAAATCGCTGCTGCGTACGGGACGAACAATCATGCTATCTCCTCAAACGGGCCGCTTTCGCCACCCGTAAAACTCGCTAAGGCGTTAAACCGCCACCAGGCGCACGCTGGCACCTTCACCGACGCCCAAGGCTTCGGCTGCTTCCAGATCCAGAGTCACCGGTTTGCCCGGCGCGTAATCCAGCTCCAGCAGCACCGCGCGGTAATCCTGCAACTGCGCGTTGGCCACCAGATACTGGCGCCCGGCGCCTTTGACGGGCTCGCCGATCTTCACTGGCACCACACGGCTCTGGGCGATCGAACGGATCCCCGAAACACGTGCATGCAGGGTCGGGCCACCGTCGAAAATGTCGATGTAGTGATCGGTCTCGAAGCCTTCGCGCATCAGGATGTCGAAGGTGATCTGCGCACGCGGATGCACCTGGCCCATCGCCTCTTGGGCGGAATCCGGCAGCAACGGTACGTAGATCGGGTAATGCGGCATCAGCTCGGCGAGGAACGTGCGGCTTTTCAGCCCGCACAGACGCTCGGCTTCGGCGTAGTTGAGGTCGAAAAAGTTACGACCGATGGCATCCCAGAATGGCGAGTCGCCGTTCTCATCGCTGTAACCGACGATCTCGGTCACCACCGAATCGGCGAAACGCTCCGGGTGGCTGGCAACGAACAACAGACGACCACGGGAATTGAGTTCGGACCATGGCGACCCGACCAGTTCGCGCTGCACGTAGAAACTGGTCAGCAAGCTGTTGCCGGTCAGGTCATGGCACTGCGAAAGCACGTGGATCTTGTTGTGGATCTTCAGCTCGCGCGAAGCGTGCACGAAGGTCTCGTTGCGGAAGCTGTAGAACGGCTCCGAATAACCGGCCGAAGCAACAATCGCCGAGCAGCCGACCAGCTTGCCGGTGGTCGAGTCTTCGAGGACGAAGAAATAACTTTCTTCACCGTTGAAGCTCACTTCAGCGGAGAACGACGCTTCGCTCGCGGCGATCTTGTCGCTCAGACGTTCCACGTCATCCGGCAAGGAAGTGACACCAATCGGGCTGTCCGCAGCCAGACGCTGTACCTCGCCCAGATCAGCCATTTGCGCGGGGCGCATCACCAGCATGGTGTCACTCCTTTTCTCTTATCAATTCACAGAAAAAATAACCGGGCCTACACAGAGATCAATGTAGGAGTGAGCCTGCTCGCGATTGCGGTCTGTCAGAAACCAATGAGTCGACTGACACACCGCAATCGCGAGCAGGCTCACTCCTACAGTTGATCGGGTCCGGCATTAAAATTTTGATCGACGCCTGAAAACTCCAGGCGTCGAAGGGTCTATCAGGCTTGCGTCAGTGCGGCGGCAGCGCGTTCGAAGCGGTCCAGACCGGCATCGATATCAGCGTCTTCCACCACCAGGCTCGGGGCGAAACGGATCACGTCCGGGCCGGCTTGCAGAATCATCAGGCCTTCTTTTTCAGCGGCGTTGAAGATGTCTTTGGCCTTGCCTTTCCAGGCATCGCTGAGCACGCAACCGATCAGCAGACCGAGGCCACGCACCTGAGTGAACAGGCCGTACTTCTCGCCGATCTGCTCAAGGCGTGCCTTGAACTTGTCGTGCTTGGCGTTCACGCCATTCAGCACTTCTGGCGTATTGATCACGTCGATCACCGCTTCAGCGACCGCGCACGCCAGCGGGTTGCCGCCGTAAGTGGTGCCGTGAGTGCCGACGACCAGATGTTTGGCCAGCGCTTCGGTGGTCAGCATCGCCGCGATCGGGAAACCGCCGCCCAGGCTCTTGGCGCTGGTGAGGATGTCCGGGGTCACGCCGTAATGTTGGTAGGCAAACAGCTTGCCGCTGCGGCCCATGCCGGTTTGCACTTCGTCAAACACCAGCAGCGCGTTGTTCGCGTCGCACAGTTCGCGGGCACCTTGCAGATAAGCCAGCTCGGCCGGCAGTACGCCGCCCTCGCCCTGGATCGGCTCCAGCACCACCGCGCAGGTCTTGTCGGAAACCGCCGCTTTCAGCGCCGCCAGGTCGTTGTAAGGCACGTGGGTGATGCCGGTGATTTTCGGGCCGAAACCGTCGGAGTACTTCGACTGGCCACCGACGTTGACGGTGAACAGGGTACGACCGTGGAAGCTGTTCAGCGCGGCGATGATTTCGTATTTCTCAGTGCCGAAACGGTCGAACGCAACACGACGGGCCAGCTTGAAAGCGGCCTCGTTGGCTTCAGCGCCGGAGTTGCAGAAGAACACGCGCTCGGCGAACGTGGCGTCGATCAGCTTGTGCGCCAGGCGCAGGGCTGGCTCGTTGGTGAACACGTTGGACACGTGCCACAACTTGTTCGCTTGCTCGGTCAATGCACCGACCAGCGCCGGGTGCGCGTGGCCCAATACGTTAACGGCAATCCCGCCGGCGAAGTCGATCAGCTCGCGGCCGGCCTGATCCCAGACGCGGGAACCGGCGCCACGCACCGGAATGAAAGCGGCAGGCGCGTAGTTGGGAACCATTACCTGGTCGAAATCGGCGCGTTGTACCGCAGCGTGCTCAACGGACATCGGAGTCTCCTGATGAGGGCCACCCGCCTGAAACTGGCGAGCGATGGGGGGATTGTAAGGACAGTTTTCTGCCCGGCCTTGTCGCCAAGCGACAACTTCTTATAGCGCAAACCCCGGATTTTCCCGGGTTTACGGCAATGCGACATATAGCGTCGCAAAGGCGCAGTTTAACTGGCGCTGCCGATTTGCGGCAGGCTCGAGAGGATACCAACTCAGCCTCGTCACAAAGCTATAAATATGTACCGCACACTGTTCGCCAGTTCCTGATTTGCTGCGTGCTCTTTCAACGCCCAAGGAATGGCATATGCAATTGTCTGAAGGACCGCAACCGACAGCCCCCACCGTAACGAACGACGCACAACATCCCGATGATCATTATCTGCCGCTGAAAAACGCGATTCCCGACTGGCTGGCCAACGCTTCGCCCGCCAGACGCCAGTCACTCAAGAACACTCGACCGCGACTCTCCGCCGAGCTACGTTCCGCCCCCTCCGCACAACACGAGGCGATGAAAGCCCTCAACGCCGCACACATGGCCGCGCAAAGCGAGGTCGACAAAACACTCGAACACTTGCAAGACGCCAGTACCTTTGCCGAACCCCTGCTCAAGCTAGAACTGAAACGTTGCTTCGATCTGGATCTGGATGTCAGAAACACCTTTGTACGCCTGTACATCCCGGTGAACACGCCCGGGTTCCCGATCACCACCGGCACGCGTGCCTGGACCGTCTCGCTGCTGGACGCCGCGCTGCACAACTTCGAAGAAAAGGAAACCTACGAAGACGCCTTCCAGACCGATTCGACCTACACCACCCGCCCCTCCTCCACCGGACAGTTCGATACCCTGCCGTCGATCAAGGCAAAACTGGGCATCTCGGCTTTTACCCAGCTGTGCCGACGGCTGGATATCGGCGCTCAGTACAAAAAACACCTCGAAGACAATCTGGGCTTTGCCGATTCGATGGTCGCGTCAGTGCTAAGGCTGAAAGTAGACGCCAGCCAAAAAGCCGCAATGAAAGCCGCCCTGCAATGGGCGCTGATGAACCGCGATATCTCGCAAAGTTACTTTCGTTTGGTCGATGCAATTCTCGACGGAATGCCAGGGCT includes:
- the ltaE gene encoding low-specificity L-threonine aldolase produces the protein MSVIDLRSDTVTQPTPAMLDAMTAADTGDDVYGEDPTVNRLEAELAKRLGFAAALFVPTGTMSNLLGLMAHCERGDEYVVGQQAHTYKYEGGGAAVLGSIQPQPLEVQADGSLDLDQVAAAIKPDDFHFARTRLLALENTMQGKVLPLEYLARARKFTQDHGLQLHLDGARLYNAAVKLGVDAREITQHFDSVSVCLSKGLGAPVGSVLCGSEQLIGKARRLRKMVGGGMRQAGLLAAAGLYALDHNVERLADDHANAQFLADGLRESGFSVEPVQTNMVYVQIGDKAEAIKAFAAERGIKLSAAARLRMVTHMDVSRAQIEQVIATFVDFSRK
- a CDS encoding 6,7-dimethyl-8-ribityllumazine synthase translates to MQPTAIDSKSKHPHGERVAFIQACWHKEIVDQSRKGFVAEMIALGYQEADIDIFEVGGAFEMPLHAKLLAKTGRYAGIVAAALVVDGGIYRHEFVAQSVVSGLMQVQLETEVPVFSVSLTPHHFHAGDEHQKFFFEHFVHKGQEAARTCADTLQKVRALRRTEPRAVAV
- the astE gene encoding succinylglutamate desuccinylase — its product is MLALGKLLELTLAGREPAEKTQLTVEGVRMRWLSEGALEVRPPEARDNGLDLLLSAGIHGNETAPIELLDRLLHDIARGDLKPRARILFLFGNPEAIRKGERFVEQDVNRLFNGRHEQNSGSEALRACELERLAASFFSLPDRQRLHYDLHTAIRGSKIEQFALYPWKEGRQHSRLELARLRAAGMEAVLLQNKPSIVFSSYTYDKLGAEAFTLELGKARPFGQNDGVNVSLLETRLKQIIEGTEPEMAQEGLDGLQLFSVAREIIKHSDAFRLNLPQDIENFSELEMGYVLAEDLANTRWIIEEEGARIIFPNPKVKNGLRAGILIVPTTDENLA
- the astB gene encoding N-succinylarginine dihydrolase translates to MKSYEVNFDGLVGPTHNYGGLSYGNVASQSNSQQSSNPKEAALQGLAKMKALMEMGFQQGVLAPQERPDVAALRRLGFSGTDAQVIERAAKEAMPLLVASCSASSMWVANAATVSPSADTADGRVHFTAANLNCKYHRSIEHPTTSRVLGAMFANQQHFAHHAALPAVAQFGDEGAANHTRFCREYGEAGVEFFVFGRSAFDNRYPAPQKYPARQTLEASQAVARLHGLRDEGVVYAQQNPNVIDQGVFHNDVIAVGNGEVLFYHEDAFLDTESMLAELQSKLAKVGGNFQSVCVPRSAVTVDDAVRSYLFNSQLLSRPDGSMLLIVPQECQANERVWAYLQSLTSSGGLIREVKVFDLKQSMQNGGGPACLRLRVALNETELAAVNPGVIMTPPLYGSLTAWVEKHYRDRLSETDLADPQLLLECRTALDELTQILKLGAVYPFQIN
- the astD gene encoding succinylglutamate-semialdehyde dehydrogenase, which gives rise to MMNSLYIAGEWLAGQGEAFQSLNPVTQQVLWSGEGATTAQVESAVQAARQAFPGWARRTLDERITVLEAFAASLKNHADELARTIGEETGKPLWESATEVTSMVNKIAISVQSYRERTGEKSGPLGDATAVLRHKPHGVVAVFGPYNFPGHLPNGHIVPALLAGNSVLFKPSELTPKVAELTVKCWIEAGLPAGVLNLLQGARETGIALAANPGIDGLFFTGSSRTGNHLHQQFAGRPDKILALEMGGNNPLVVDQVADLDAAVYTIIQSAFISAGQRCTCARRLLVPQGAWGDSLLKRLVEVSATIEVGSFDQQPAPFMGSVISLGAAKALMDAQEHLLANGAVSLLAMTQPQAQAALLTPGIVDVTAVAERPDEELFGPLLQVIRYVDFEAAITEANNTAYGLAAGLLSDSEARYQQFWLESRAGIVNWNKQLTGAASSAPFGGVGASGNHRASAYYAADYCAYPVASLETPSLVLPSALTPGVKMA
- the astA gene encoding arginine N-succinyltransferase, with translation MIVRPVRSSDLSALIDLARSTGTGLTTLPANEERLAHRVGWAEKTFRGEAGRGDADYLFVLEDDDGRVVGISAIAGAVGMREPWYNFRVGLTVSASQELNIYREIPTLFLANDLTGNSELCSLFLHADYRSGLNGRMLSKARMLFIAEFPELFGNKIIAEMRGVSDDAGRSPFWESLGRHFFKMEFSQADYLTGVGNKAFIAELMPKFPLYTCFLSEGARSVIGQVHPDTEPALAMLKGEGFSYQGYVDIFDAGPAIECETGKIRAVRDSEALVLAIGTPGDDATPFIIHNRKREDCRITAAPARLAAGTLVVDPQTAKRLQLNAGDQVRAVALSAARESK
- the aruF gene encoding arginine/ornithine succinyltransferase subunit alpha, encoding MLVMRPAQMADLGEVQRLAADSPIGVTSLPDDVERLSDKIAASEASFSAEVSFNGEESYFFVLEDSTTGKLVGCSAIVASAGYSEPFYSFRNETFVHASRELKIHNKIHVLSQCHDLTGNSLLTSFYVQRELVGSPWSELNSRGRLLFVASHPERFADSVVTEIVGYSDENGDSPFWDAIGRNFFDLNYAEAERLCGLKSRTFLAELMPHYPIYVPLLPDSAQEAMGQVHPRAQITFDILMREGFETDHYIDIFDGGPTLHARVSGIRSIAQSRVVPVKIGEPVKGAGRQYLVANAQLQDYRAVLLELDYAPGKPVTLDLEAAEALGVGEGASVRLVAV
- a CDS encoding aspartate aminotransferase family protein, which codes for MSVEHAAVQRADFDQVMVPNYAPAAFIPVRGAGSRVWDQAGRELIDFAGGIAVNVLGHAHPALVGALTEQANKLWHVSNVFTNEPALRLAHKLIDATFAERVFFCNSGAEANEAAFKLARRVAFDRFGTEKYEIIAALNSFHGRTLFTVNVGGQSKYSDGFGPKITGITHVPYNDLAALKAAVSDKTCAVVLEPIQGEGGVLPAELAYLQGARELCDANNALLVFDEVQTGMGRSGKLFAYQHYGVTPDILTSAKSLGGGFPIAAMLTTEALAKHLVVGTHGTTYGGNPLACAVAEAVIDVINTPEVLNGVNAKHDKFKARLEQIGEKYGLFTQVRGLGLLIGCVLSDAWKGKAKDIFNAAEKEGLMILQAGPDVIRFAPSLVVEDADIDAGLDRFERAAAALTQA